A window of the Eubalaena glacialis isolate mEubGla1 chromosome 9, mEubGla1.1.hap2.+ XY, whole genome shotgun sequence genome harbors these coding sequences:
- the LOC133097383 gene encoding NUT family member 2G-like yields the protein MASEGASPVLGTDVTMNPGASLSAFTAVPFPPPIPGAQHRPPWQQHLPHPITPACPPRSSLLLPAFPRTPLVANGGRGPSAPGACNLTVQVRSQGRPVEAPQTQIFVVTQAPLNWSAPGALSRSAACPAPVFLATPVMETIVTAPAVGVSQAGKGGWTAGFPPQAPPPAAQLAPIIRPVNSGPWPHGTSREGRLATNQSNASQDGSSNPQSEYSNFRRWQHLKPLARRHFRLSPDAEAFSCFLIPVLRSLARLKPTMTQEEGLWRAVQEWRRRSNFDRMIYYEMAEKFMEFAAEEEMQIQNLQWMQRAQDLPPPASTKLDPRGPPAPKVGLQPGTQLPTGVEGTACAPRMSGPRAQPSHPKPHRSQRTPEPKTPKEIPPEAVREYVDIMEALVGPVHSATGESHAECGEDGNELKQEEDDTYLDPCLLSYIDELRSQEDSVTKVEAVIHPRFLAELFSPDPQLDLLALAEELKQEEGLTPEELVQKRLLALKEDEGGPAAPSHSAPGMGSSPPESHAGQGAQRHGQDRHLGVSDEACPPEIDFEALHRPIRTDTGLFGPKVFVPSRGRQEVSPFRAGRPSPPQGQRRTGPLLGPRDASVLREASPVREARGPRDTSSEDEEELPSLASLLASPQSLLPCGLSQSPAPASGLASPGGWGAQSAPQAPSPQRRGLRPAPPAAPKSRKRALCGRPAAAEKLPIPGAGHGVSVRPALALGLARPSQPRKRKRDPFVTGKRRKMKRKHCSQ from the exons ATGGCTTCAGAAGGAG CATCTCCAGTGCTGGGAACGGATGTGACCATGAACCCCGGTGCCTCCTTGTCTGCTTTCACGGCAGTGCCCTTCCCTCCACCCATTCCTGGCGCCCAGCACCGGCCACCCTGGCAGCAGCACCTGCCACATCCCATCACCCCAGCATGCCCTCCTAGAAGCAGCCTGCTGCTGCCAGCTTTCCCCAGGACGCCTTTGGTGGCTAATGGTGGCCGtggccccagtgcacctggggctTGCAACCTCACTGTCCAAGTCAGGTCACAAGGGAGGCCAGTGGAGGCCCCCCAGACTCAGATCTTTGTCGTTACTCAAGCCCCCCTCAACTGGAGCGCTCCAGGGGCCCTCAGCAGGAGTGCTGCATGTCCTGCACCCGTATTCTTAGCAACCCCTGTGATGGAGACCATTGTGACTGCTCCAGCTGTTGGAGTTAGTCAGGCTGGCAAGGGAGGCTGGACCGCAGGCTTTCCTCCTCAAGCTCCACCACCAGCTGCCCAGCTGGCCCCTATCATTCGCCCAGTGAACTCTGGGCCATGGCCACATGGCACTTCCAGGGAGGGCCGCCTGGCCACCAACCAGTCCAACGCCTCGCAGGATGGCTCCTCTAACCCCCAGAGCGAGTACAGTAACTTCCGACGTTGGCAGCACCTCAAGCCCCTGGCCCGGAGACACTTTCGCCTGAGTCCTGATGCAGAAGCTTTCTCCTGCTTTCTCAT CCCAGTGCTTCGATCCCTGGCCCGCCTGAAGCCCACCATGACGCAGGAGGAGGGGCTGTGGAGGGCCGTGCAGGAATGGCGGCGCAGAAGCAACTTTGACCGGATGATCTACTACGAGATGGCGGAAAA GTTCATGGAATTTGCGGCCGAGGAGGAGATGCAGATTCAGAATTTGCAGTGGATGCAGCGCGCGCAGGACCTGCCTCCTCCAGCCTCAACGAAGCTGGATCCTCGGGGGCCCCCAGCCCCAAAAGTGGGCCTTCAGCCAGGCACCCAGCTTCCCACTGGAGTTGAAGGCACAG CCTGTGCTCCCAGGATGTCcggccccagggcccagccctcGCACCCGAAGCCACACAGATCCCAGCGGACCCCGGAGCCCAAGACACCCAAGGAGATTCCccctgaggctgtgagggagTATGTGGACATCATGGAGGCGCTGGTGGGGCCCGTCCACTCAGCCACAGGCGAGTCACATGCAGAATGTGGAGAGGACGGAAATGAGCTGAAGCAGGAAGAGGACGACACCTACTTGGACCCGTGTCTCTTGAGCTACATTGACGAGCTGCGTTCCCAGGAAGACTCTGTCACCAAG GTGGAGGCAGTCATTCACCCTCGATTCCTGGCAGAATTGTTTTccccagacccacagctggatctcTTGGCCCTTGCTGAGGAGCTGAAGCAGGAGGAAGGACTCACCCCTGAAGAA ctggtGCAGAAACGACTCCTGGCCTTGAAAGAGGACGAGGGTGGGCCGGCAGCCCCGAGCCACAGTGCACCTGGAATGGGCTCAAGTCCTCCTGAGTCCCACGCCGGCCAAGGTGCCCAGAGGCACGGCCAAGACCGCCATCTAGGGGTCAGTGATGAAGCCTGCCCACCAGAGATTGATTTTGAGGCTCTTCATAGGCCCATCCGAACAGACACTGGCCTGTTCGGGCCCAAAGTCTTTGTTCCCTCTCGAGGACGTCAGGAGGTCTCTCCATTCCGGGCCGGacggccctcccctccccagggtcaAAGGCGCACTGGCCCTCTACTGGGACCCAGGGATGCGTCTGTTCTCAGAGAGGCCTCTCCTGTTCGGGAGGCCCGAGGGCCCAGGGACACGTCCAGTGAGGACGAGGAGGAGctccccagcctggcctccctCTTGGCCTCTCCGCAGAGCCTGCTGCCTTGCGGGCTGTCCCAGAGTCCTGCCcctgcctcaggcctggcctcccCTGGAGGTTGGGGGGCCCAGAGTGctccccaggccccctcccctcagagAAGAGGCCTCCGCCCAGCTCCACCAGCCGCTCCCAAGTCGAGGAAGCGGGCTCTGTGTGGGCGCCCAGCCGCTGCTGAGAAGCTGCCCATCCCCGGGGCTGGCCACGGGGTCTCTGTGAGGCCAGCCTTGGCTCTGGGGCTGGCTCGCCCCTCACAGCCGAGAAAGAGAAAGCGTGACCCGTTTGtcacagggaagaggaggaagatgaagaggaaGCACTGCAGCCAGTAG